The following proteins come from a genomic window of Thermodesulfobacteriota bacterium:
- a CDS encoding 4Fe-4S binding protein, with translation MQSRRGPYTGLDIPEFFQLVEEVFTPEEAEVNNALGKQPEPLEQIAQKLNRDPKGLRPLLEAMADKGLCATFIKSGERVYKGLPFMPGIFEYQFIAGKDSTRYRKLARLIHNYKKAYNSSKGVEKITFPVTRVIPVEKTIDAGNRVHTYDQVATYIQKYDSIGVGTCYCRHAAKLCGEDIHDMPMEVCMWFGQAADYMVERIGGRKVSKHEAMALLDRSEKAGLIHMSRNTTDEIDFLCNCDRWHCEVVTHVLKQPKPGWVFNSGYQPRFDTDRCVACETCLDRCPPQALTMGEDQHPTLDTDKCFGCAVCATGCPEGAISMEAKPEFPPPPKNVKELVAALKDSLSHR, from the coding sequence ATGCAGTCACGCCGGGGACCGTATACAGGGCTGGATATCCCTGAATTTTTCCAACTGGTGGAGGAAGTGTTCACCCCCGAAGAGGCAGAGGTAAACAATGCTCTTGGAAAGCAGCCGGAACCCCTTGAACAAATCGCGCAGAAATTAAACCGTGACCCAAAAGGACTTCGCCCCCTGCTTGAAGCCATGGCGGACAAGGGACTGTGTGCCACTTTTATCAAGAGCGGTGAACGTGTTTATAAAGGCTTACCGTTTATGCCCGGCATTTTCGAGTACCAGTTTATTGCGGGCAAAGACTCCACCCGATACCGCAAACTGGCTCGACTGATACATAATTACAAAAAAGCCTACAACTCATCCAAAGGCGTTGAAAAAATAACCTTTCCCGTCACGCGAGTCATCCCCGTGGAAAAAACCATCGATGCAGGCAACCGGGTCCATACTTATGACCAGGTCGCCACCTATATTCAAAAATATGATTCCATTGGCGTGGGTACCTGCTATTGCAGGCATGCCGCCAAGCTGTGTGGTGAAGATATTCATGATATGCCCATGGAGGTATGCATGTGGTTCGGTCAGGCCGCCGATTACATGGTGGAGCGTATCGGTGGAAGAAAAGTAAGCAAACACGAGGCCATGGCGCTGTTGGACCGGTCGGAAAAGGCCGGATTGATCCATATGAGCCGAAATACCACCGATGAAATTGATTTTTTATGCAATTGCGACCGTTGGCATTGTGAGGTCGTCACTCATGTTCTGAAGCAACCCAAGCCCGGATGGGTCTTTAACTCCGGTTACCAGCCCCGTTTCGACACGGACAGATGCGTCGCATGCGAAACCTGCCTTGACCGATGTCCGCCCCAGGCCCTTACCATGGGAGAAGATCAGCATCCGACTTTGGATACGGACAAATGTTTCGGTTGTGCGGTCTGTGCGACCGGCTGCCCTGAAGGGGCTATTTCAATGGAGGCTAAGCCCGAATTCCCACCACCGCCAAAAAATGTTAAAGAACTGGTGGCGGCCTTAAAGGACAGCCTCTCACACCGATAA
- a CDS encoding aldehyde ferredoxin oxidoreductase family protein yields the protein MTSPDKIIEIDLTQNKIMTEDYTEATACKYLAGFGFNINTLFRRLTQPFNPLGAENVLIITRGLLTGTAAPASSRIHLSALSPLSGLIASSNVGGFFGARLKTLGIMSLIITGKARNPVYIRISSKGVEIEDAGQLWGLDTRQTESKIKSDLGDNRAQMLSIGPAGENQVLFASVLAGRDHAAGRTGLGAVLGSKHVKALVVQVENKREKMNGVTAKIVKHYIKNMKTNVGRFHDYATYGSAGDVLETNQWGLLGTHNYRQGQVPGAKEIDGRGLQKYVIKKTGCHRCPVHCKAEIKISEGNYKDFQGGRPEYETVMKMGPLCGLTDPQALLYLTNLCNILGLDTISTGGVIAFAMDLFDRGIITQEDTGGLKLRWGDAETMETLIQQIASCRGLGKILAGGVRRAAKTFGKEAEKYAYHVKGVEIYGADPRGLMGTALSYTVSLRGGDFTSVYPIPEYRYSPEKAKREFGTEQVVNFTATEGKGALVKKCMIVSMVIDSLGLCKVPALAISANYDLVLESELLKAITGFDISAEQLFFIGERLVNMEKMFNLRHSSDFHADVLPDFFVHQPVAEGPAKGLQVNLEPMVQDFYHCMGWDDRGIPTSETLRKLGLDYK from the coding sequence ATGACATCACCAGACAAAATAATTGAAATCGATCTCACTCAAAATAAGATCATGACTGAAGATTACACCGAGGCCACGGCTTGCAAGTACCTGGCAGGTTTCGGGTTCAATATCAACACTCTTTTCCGGCGATTAACGCAACCATTCAACCCTTTGGGCGCCGAAAATGTGCTGATAATAACCCGGGGGTTGCTTACAGGAACAGCGGCCCCCGCCTCTTCAAGGATACACCTGAGTGCGTTATCCCCTCTTTCCGGACTGATTGCCAGCTCAAATGTGGGAGGGTTTTTCGGTGCCAGGCTAAAAACGTTGGGCATCATGAGTCTGATCATCACTGGGAAAGCCCGCAATCCTGTTTATATCCGAATAAGCTCAAAAGGAGTTGAAATCGAAGATGCGGGACAACTCTGGGGGCTGGACACTCGGCAAACAGAATCGAAGATAAAATCCGATCTGGGAGATAATCGCGCCCAGATGCTGAGCATCGGTCCGGCTGGGGAAAATCAGGTTCTATTCGCCAGCGTTCTGGCCGGAAGAGACCATGCCGCCGGTCGAACCGGCTTAGGAGCTGTGTTGGGTTCCAAACATGTGAAGGCTTTGGTGGTCCAGGTTGAAAACAAACGGGAAAAAATGAATGGGGTTACGGCAAAAATTGTAAAACACTACATTAAAAATATGAAAACCAATGTGGGGCGATTTCATGATTACGCCACTTATGGCAGTGCGGGTGATGTACTCGAAACCAATCAGTGGGGATTGTTGGGAACCCATAATTACCGGCAGGGTCAGGTGCCCGGAGCTAAAGAGATCGACGGCCGGGGGCTGCAAAAATACGTAATTAAAAAGACCGGTTGCCACCGCTGTCCGGTACACTGCAAGGCAGAAATCAAAATCAGCGAGGGCAATTATAAGGATTTCCAGGGTGGGCGTCCCGAGTATGAAACTGTAATGAAGATGGGGCCGCTCTGCGGTCTTACCGACCCCCAGGCATTGTTATATTTGACCAATCTGTGCAACATTTTGGGCCTGGACACCATATCTACCGGTGGAGTCATTGCCTTCGCCATGGATCTGTTCGATCGTGGTATCATCACCCAGGAAGACACCGGAGGCCTAAAATTGCGCTGGGGTGATGCTGAAACTATGGAAACCCTCATTCAGCAGATTGCATCCTGTCGAGGCCTGGGGAAAATCTTGGCCGGTGGTGTTCGCCGGGCAGCCAAGACCTTTGGGAAAGAGGCTGAAAAATATGCCTATCACGTTAAAGGGGTCGAAATTTACGGAGCAGATCCGAGGGGGTTGATGGGAACGGCACTGTCCTACACCGTATCATTGCGAGGCGGCGATTTTACAAGTGTTTACCCGATACCGGAATACAGATACAGCCCCGAAAAGGCCAAAAGGGAGTTCGGAACCGAACAAGTGGTGAATTTCACCGCAACTGAAGGAAAAGGAGCGCTGGTAAAAAAATGTATGATTGTAAGTATGGTCATCGACTCCCTAGGCCTTTGCAAAGTTCCCGCCTTGGCCATATCAGCGAATTACGATCTGGTGCTTGAGTCTGAACTACTCAAAGCAATAACCGGTTTTGATATATCTGCCGAACAATTGTTCTTCATCGGCGAACGTTTGGTGAACATGGAAAAAATGTTTAACCTGCGTCACAGCTCTGATTTCCACGCCGATGTTCTACCCGATTTTTTTGTCCATCAGCCTGTTGCCGAGGGACCGGCCAAAGGCCTCCAGGTAAACCTTGAGCCCATGGTGCAGGATTTTTATCACTGTATGGGTTGGGACGATAGGGGAATTCCGACTTCTGAAACGTTGCGAAAGTTGGGTTTGGACTACAAATGA